A portion of the Vibrio coralliirubri genome contains these proteins:
- the rnc gene encoding ribonuclease III: MNSPIDKLERKIGYQFNDADLIHLALTHRSAAGKHNERLEFLGDSILSFVIADDLYHRFPKVNEGDMSRMRATLVRGHTLAELGREFELGDYLKLGPGELKSGGFRRDSILADAVEAIIGAVYLDSDTETVRGIILSWYQSRLDAIQPGVSQKDPKTRLQEFLQGRRNPLPVYTVTNIKGEAHNQEFTVECEVAGVDKPVIGKGTSRRKAEQAAAETALEQLSNV, from the coding sequence ATGAATTCTCCAATTGATAAACTAGAGAGAAAGATTGGCTATCAGTTTAATGATGCCGATCTTATCCACTTGGCGCTGACTCACCGCAGCGCCGCAGGTAAACATAACGAACGTCTTGAGTTTCTGGGCGATTCAATTTTAAGTTTTGTTATCGCTGATGATCTTTACCACCGTTTCCCTAAGGTAAACGAAGGTGATATGAGCCGCATGCGCGCAACATTAGTACGTGGTCATACATTGGCAGAACTAGGTCGTGAATTCGAACTAGGAGATTACTTAAAATTAGGTCCAGGTGAGTTGAAGAGTGGCGGTTTCCGTCGTGATTCTATTCTAGCGGATGCGGTTGAAGCGATCATCGGCGCTGTCTATTTAGATAGTGATACCGAGACGGTTCGCGGCATTATTTTAAGCTGGTACCAATCTCGCCTAGATGCTATTCAGCCTGGAGTATCTCAAAAAGATCCAAAAACTCGCCTACAAGAGTTTTTGCAAGGTCGAAGAAATCCCCTACCTGTCTACACAGTGACTAATATTAAAGGTGAAGCACACAACCAAGAGTTTACGGTTGAGTGTGAAGTGGCAGGTGTGGATAAACCTGTTATCGGTAAAGGCACTAGCCGCCGCAAGGCAGAACAAGCGGCTGCTGAAACAGCATTAGAGCAACTAAGCAATGTCTGA
- a CDS encoding SoxR reducing system RseC family protein: MMTALATVSSVEQKGKQYFVQLSCEQQTSCSSCSSQKSCGTGIVTKAVGNKSLFWQLKTKSLVKAGQIVEIGFPEKSLLQSAAIVYLIPLFMLMIGAGFGQLLLQPLLQWGEGIVILSAALFTAGGIALAKRLAKPMEDKSKQEVVLIRILGESLV; encoded by the coding sequence ATGATGACCGCGCTGGCGACCGTTAGCTCGGTTGAACAAAAAGGTAAGCAATACTTTGTTCAATTGAGCTGCGAACAACAAACCAGTTGTAGCAGCTGTTCTTCTCAAAAAAGCTGCGGTACGGGTATTGTGACCAAGGCTGTTGGCAATAAATCTTTGTTTTGGCAGCTTAAAACCAAAAGCTTAGTCAAAGCAGGACAAATCGTAGAAATTGGCTTTCCAGAAAAAAGCCTACTTCAGTCGGCGGCGATTGTTTATCTCATCCCACTTTTCATGCTGATGATTGGTGCTGGTTTTGGACAACTCTTGTTACAACCCTTACTCCAATGGGGGGAGGGCATTGTTATCTTAAGTGCAGCACTGTTTACTGCTGGTGGGATTGCCTTAGCGAAGCGGTTAGCCAAACCCATGGAAGACAAATCCAAGCAAGAAGTCGTCTTGATTCGAATCCTAGGTGAGTCTCTCGTCTAA
- the era gene encoding GTPase Era yields MSDNNQDFDIDAFFSSDSKKTGLPENQHCGFIAIVGRPNVGKSTLLNHILGQKISITSRKPQTTRHRIMGVETEGDYQAIFVDTPGLHIEEKRAINRLMNRAANSSLSDVNLVFFLVDGTHWTDDDEMVLNKLKKTDFPVVLCINKVDNVQDRTNVMQHMMEVSKKMDFIDVVPISAKQGKNIDVLRKHVREHLPKATHHFPEEYVTDRSQRFMASEIIREKLMRFTGDELPYSVTVEIERFDYNPDNDGFHINALILVERTGQKKMVIGKAGEKIKTIGREARIDMEELFGRKVYLETWVKVKSGWADDERALRSLGYIDDL; encoded by the coding sequence ATGTCTGATAACAACCAAGATTTCGATATCGATGCATTCTTTTCATCTGATAGCAAAAAAACAGGCCTACCGGAAAACCAACACTGTGGCTTCATCGCTATTGTCGGTCGCCCAAACGTAGGTAAGTCGACGCTTCTGAACCATATTCTGGGTCAGAAGATTTCTATTACATCACGTAAACCACAGACGACACGTCACCGTATTATGGGCGTTGAAACTGAGGGTGATTACCAAGCGATCTTTGTTGATACTCCTGGACTTCATATTGAAGAAAAGCGTGCCATCAACCGCTTGATGAACCGTGCGGCGAACAGCTCACTGAGTGATGTGAACCTAGTATTCTTCCTTGTCGATGGTACTCACTGGACTGACGACGATGAGATGGTTCTGAACAAACTGAAGAAGACTGACTTCCCAGTTGTACTTTGCATCAACAAAGTAGATAACGTTCAAGACCGTACTAACGTGATGCAGCACATGATGGAAGTCTCTAAGAAGATGGACTTCATTGATGTAGTGCCAATCTCAGCGAAGCAAGGTAAAAACATTGATGTACTGCGTAAGCACGTACGTGAACATTTACCTAAAGCGACACACCACTTCCCTGAAGAATACGTGACTGATCGCTCGCAACGTTTTATGGCCTCTGAAATTATCCGTGAAAAGCTGATGCGCTTTACGGGTGATGAGCTACCTTACTCGGTAACGGTTGAAATCGAACGTTTCGATTACAACCCAGATAACGATGGCTTCCACATCAATGCACTGATTCTTGTTGAGCGTACAGGTCAGAAGAAAATGGTGATTGGTAAAGCGGGCGAGAAGATCAAAACGATTGGTCGTGAAGCGCGTATCGATATGGAAGAGCTATTCGGCCGTAAGGTTTACCTAGAGACTTGGGTCAAGGTTAAATCTGGCTGGGCTGATGATGAGCGTGCACTTCGCTCGTTAGGCTACATCGACGATCTATAA
- the lepB gene encoding signal peptidase I, protein MANTFSLILVIVTLVTGIVWALEKFVWAKKRQQKLADVEAQSNGLDAETSAKVTAQPWWVENSVSIFPVIAFVLILRSFIYEPFQIPSGSMMPTLLVGDFILVEKYAYGLKDPVWRTQLVETGKPERGDSIVFKYPPQPNIDYIKRVVGMPGDTIRYSSRKEICIQAKGTSSCEPVKLSNVEESQFIQDGVPLIQLNEQLGDVEHQILVNPLRRDRVQAYQPRNGVNEWVVPEGQYFVMGDNRDNSADSRYWGFVPEANLVGKAVAIWISFEFERGSDSVLPTWIPTGVRFNRIGGIH, encoded by the coding sequence ATGGCTAATACATTTTCGCTTATCTTAGTGATCGTAACTCTAGTGACCGGTATTGTATGGGCGTTGGAAAAGTTTGTGTGGGCGAAGAAGCGCCAGCAAAAACTTGCTGACGTTGAAGCACAATCGAATGGCCTAGACGCTGAAACCAGCGCAAAAGTTACGGCTCAGCCTTGGTGGGTTGAGAACAGTGTGTCCATTTTCCCGGTAATTGCATTTGTTTTGATCTTGCGTTCATTCATCTATGAACCGTTTCAAATCCCTTCTGGCTCGATGATGCCAACCCTTTTGGTCGGTGATTTCATCTTGGTAGAGAAGTACGCGTACGGTCTAAAAGACCCAGTATGGCGCACTCAATTGGTAGAAACAGGCAAGCCAGAACGCGGTGATTCAATCGTATTTAAGTACCCACCTCAGCCAAACATCGACTACATTAAGCGTGTTGTTGGTATGCCTGGCGACACGATTCGCTACAGCAGTCGTAAAGAGATCTGCATTCAGGCGAAGGGTACAAGTAGCTGTGAACCAGTGAAACTAAGTAATGTTGAAGAGAGCCAATTTATTCAAGATGGTGTGCCTCTGATTCAGCTGAACGAACAGCTTGGAGACGTAGAGCACCAGATTTTAGTTAACCCATTACGCCGTGATCGTGTGCAAGCATATCAGCCTCGCAATGGTGTTAACGAATGGGTCGTTCCAGAAGGCCAGTACTTTGTGATGGGTGATAACCGTGACAACAGTGCAGATAGCCGTTACTGGGGCTTTGTCCCTGAAGCAAACCTTGTTGGTAAGGCCGTTGCTATTTGGATCAGCTTCGAGTTTGAACGCGGTTCAGACAGTGTACTTCCAACATGGATTCCTACTGGTGTGCGTTTTAATCGCATCGGTGGGATTCATTAA
- a CDS encoding sigma-E factor negative regulatory protein: MADKEKLSALMDGETIDKALIVDLESDQESMDTWQSYHLIGDVMRGDAPETPEWNIANSVAAALENEPAHGSMSNLHQVNVEPTVAPIEEQPKPQQAKRQLPAWLQQFGQVAVAACVSLAVVLGVQQYGGSDPAAPEQLPVLQTIPFAGSAEPVSLTRDSVEKPASEANLQEQRKRVHAMLEDYELQLRLNSDASPMQDAHLESDIE; encoded by the coding sequence ATGGCTGATAAAGAAAAGCTTTCGGCACTCATGGATGGTGAAACGATCGATAAAGCTCTCATTGTAGATCTCGAATCCGATCAAGAAAGCATGGATACCTGGCAGAGTTACCATTTAATTGGTGATGTTATGCGTGGGGATGCGCCAGAAACTCCAGAGTGGAACATTGCTAATAGTGTAGCGGCAGCGCTTGAGAACGAGCCTGCACATGGTTCAATGTCGAACCTGCACCAAGTGAATGTTGAACCTACTGTTGCTCCAATTGAAGAGCAACCTAAACCTCAGCAAGCGAAGCGTCAGCTTCCGGCGTGGTTACAACAGTTTGGACAAGTTGCCGTGGCAGCGTGTGTTTCATTAGCTGTTGTATTAGGTGTTCAACAATATGGTGGCAGCGATCCTGCAGCACCAGAGCAGTTGCCTGTACTCCAGACGATTCCATTTGCGGGTTCTGCGGAACCAGTAAGCTTAACGCGTGACTCTGTTGAGAAACCAGCATCTGAAGCTAACTTGCAAGAGCAGCGCAAACGCGTTCATGCAATGTTAGAAGATTATGAGCTGCAGCTAAGATTAAACAGTGATGCATCGCCAATGCAAGATGCACATCTAGAATCGGACATTGAATGA
- the pdxJ gene encoding pyridoxine 5'-phosphate synthase, with product MSSILLGVNIDHIATLRNARGTKYPDPVHAAEIAERAGADGITVHLREDRRHIVDRDVRILAETLQTRMNLEMAVTDEMVQIALDTNPEFVCLVPEKREELTTEGGLDVVGQLEKIKAATEKLSAAGIKVSLFIDADREQIDAAKACGAPFIELHTGHYADAKTEEDQQDELKKIAAGASYADDLGITVNAGHGLTYHNVAPIAALPEIYELNIGHSIMGRAVFDGLNKAVADMKAVMETARNNA from the coding sequence ATGAGCTCAATCCTTTTAGGCGTTAATATCGACCATATTGCAACACTACGTAATGCACGTGGTACTAAATACCCAGATCCAGTACACGCAGCTGAAATTGCTGAACGTGCGGGTGCTGACGGCATTACTGTTCACCTGCGTGAAGACCGTCGTCATATCGTTGACCGCGATGTACGTATTCTGGCTGAAACACTTCAAACTCGTATGAATTTGGAGATGGCAGTAACGGATGAGATGGTTCAAATTGCCCTCGATACTAATCCTGAGTTTGTTTGTCTGGTTCCAGAGAAGCGTGAAGAGCTAACCACTGAAGGTGGCTTGGACGTGGTTGGTCAACTTGAAAAGATCAAAGCGGCGACGGAAAAACTGTCTGCTGCTGGCATTAAGGTGTCTCTGTTTATCGATGCTGACCGTGAGCAAATCGACGCAGCAAAAGCGTGTGGCGCACCGTTCATTGAACTGCACACTGGTCATTACGCCGATGCTAAAACAGAGGAAGACCAACAAGACGAGCTGAAAAAGATTGCTGCAGGCGCAAGCTACGCGGACGATCTTGGTATCACAGTCAATGCGGGTCATGGTCTGACTTACCACAACGTTGCACCGATTGCGGCTCTTCCTGAGATCTACGAGCTGAACATCGGTCACTCGATCATGGGACGTGCAGTGTTTGATGGTTTGAACAAAGCCGTTGCAGACATGAAAGCCGTGATGGAAACAGCACGCAACAACGCTTAG
- a CDS encoding protein YgfX, producing MHQWLIKLSHTTSARFVKLQLNPSYSALLAKGTIFGCLLFFIILSSIPLAASLYCLAIMIRLFRNNHVILNNAYGRFDYKEDGDIRLNDRTYRLKSVDRIWAQFFVKLQFECGYSVLLWRDSCCEREYRHFLANLQRAR from the coding sequence ATGCATCAATGGTTGATAAAATTGTCGCACACAACCTCAGCAAGGTTCGTTAAGCTTCAGCTTAACCCTTCGTATTCCGCATTATTAGCAAAAGGCACTATTTTTGGGTGCCTTTTGTTTTTCATCATCCTGTCTTCTATTCCACTTGCCGCCAGCCTTTATTGCTTAGCTATAATGATCCGCTTGTTCAGAAACAACCATGTGATTCTAAATAATGCCTATGGGCGTTTTGATTACAAAGAGGATGGTGATATTCGACTCAATGACCGAACTTACCGACTCAAGTCCGTTGATAGAATCTGGGCGCAGTTCTTCGTTAAATTGCAGTTTGAATGCGGGTATTCGGTACTGCTTTGGCGGGACAGCTGTTGCGAGCGCGAATATCGTCATTTTCTGGCGAACTTACAACGAGCACGCTAG
- the nadB gene encoding L-aspartate oxidase, with product MNANREHQCDVLVVGSGAAGLSLALRVAEHAKVIVLSKGPRSEGSTYYAQGGIAAVFDESDSIESHVEDTQIAGAGLCEEDTVQFIAENAKECVQWLIDGGVPFDKDENSTEGQPKYHLTREGGHSHRRILHAADATGMAMQTSLQDNVNNHPNIEIFERHNALDLITEDKIGGSKDKVIGAYIWNRNQEHVETVRAKFVVLATGGASKVYQYTSNPDVSSGDGIAIAWRAGCRVANLEFNQFHPTCLFHPEARNFLLTEALRGEGAYLRRPDGSRFMKDFDERGELAPRDVVARAIDFEMKRLGADCMYVDISHKPEEFITTHFPMIHTRLMDLGIDMTKEPIPIVPAAHYTCGGVMVNKQGQTDLTNLYAIGEVSYTGLHGANRMASNSLLECVVYAWAAAKDIVENIDQSQLCAELPAWDESQVTNSDEEVIIQHNWHELRLFMWDYMGIVRTDKRLERALRRIQMLQQETHEYYSYFKVSNNLLELRNLLQVAELMVRCAMQRKESRGLHYTLDYPELAEDSGPTILTPEKRQS from the coding sequence ATGAACGCAAACCGTGAACATCAGTGTGATGTATTAGTGGTAGGAAGTGGTGCGGCAGGCTTGTCATTAGCCTTACGCGTAGCAGAACATGCAAAAGTAATTGTATTAAGCAAAGGACCACGCAGCGAAGGATCGACGTATTACGCACAAGGTGGTATCGCCGCGGTGTTCGATGAGTCGGACAGTATTGAGTCTCATGTAGAGGACACTCAAATAGCTGGGGCTGGGTTATGCGAAGAAGATACAGTTCAATTCATTGCCGAAAATGCGAAAGAGTGTGTGCAATGGCTGATTGATGGTGGTGTTCCATTTGATAAAGATGAGAACAGCACAGAAGGCCAACCAAAATATCACCTCACTCGTGAGGGTGGCCACAGTCACCGCAGAATTCTGCACGCTGCCGATGCAACTGGCATGGCGATGCAAACCTCACTACAAGATAACGTCAACAACCACCCAAATATCGAGATCTTCGAGCGCCACAATGCGCTGGATTTGATCACGGAAGATAAGATTGGTGGTTCAAAAGACAAGGTGATCGGTGCCTACATTTGGAACCGTAACCAAGAACATGTTGAAACCGTGCGCGCTAAGTTTGTTGTATTAGCAACAGGCGGCGCTTCAAAGGTTTACCAATACACCTCTAACCCAGATGTTTCTTCAGGTGATGGTATTGCTATCGCTTGGCGTGCGGGTTGTCGTGTGGCAAACCTTGAGTTCAACCAGTTCCACCCAACTTGTTTATTCCACCCAGAAGCACGTAACTTCCTATTAACGGAAGCACTGCGTGGTGAAGGTGCCTACTTGCGTCGTCCAGATGGTTCTCGCTTTATGAAGGACTTCGATGAGCGCGGTGAACTGGCTCCACGTGATGTGGTTGCCCGTGCAATTGACTTCGAAATGAAGCGCTTGGGTGCCGACTGCATGTATGTTGATATCAGCCACAAGCCTGAAGAATTCATCACAACGCACTTCCCGATGATCCATACTCGCTTGATGGACTTGGGCATCGATATGACCAAAGAGCCGATCCCTATCGTTCCAGCTGCTCACTACACGTGTGGTGGTGTCATGGTGAATAAGCAAGGTCAAACCGACCTAACGAACTTGTATGCGATTGGCGAAGTGAGCTACACCGGCTTACACGGTGCAAACCGTATGGCTTCTAACTCATTGCTTGAGTGTGTGGTTTACGCATGGGCAGCAGCAAAAGATATCGTTGAGAACATCGACCAATCTCAATTGTGTGCAGAACTGCCAGCATGGGATGAAAGCCAAGTCACCAACAGTGATGAAGAGGTGATCATTCAACACAACTGGCACGAACTGCGCCTGTTCATGTGGGACTACATGGGCATTGTTCGAACGGATAAACGACTAGAGCGCGCATTGCGTCGTATTCAGATGCTGCAACAAGAAACTCATGAGTACTACAGCTACTTCAAAGTTTCGAATAACTTATTAGAACTGCGTAACTTGCTACAAGTGGCAGAACTAATGGTTCGTTGTGCAATGCAACGTAAAGAGAGCCGCGGCCTTCACTACACGTTGGATTACCCTGAACTTGCTGAAGACAGTGGCCCAACGATTCTGACGCCAGAGAAACGCCAATCATAA
- the lepA gene encoding translation elongation factor 4, which produces MKHIRNFSIIAHIDHGKSTLSDRLIQVCGGLSEREMAAQVLDSMDIERERGITIKAQSVTLDYKAKDGETYQLNFIDTPGHVDFSYEVSRSLAACEGALLVVDAGQGVEAQTLANCYTAIEMELEVVPILNKIDLPAAEPERVAEEIEEIVGIDAMEATRCSAKTGLGVDDVLENIVTAIPPPEGDPEAPLQALIIDSWFDNYLGVVSLVRIKNGKLKKNDKIRVMSTDQVWGVDRLGIFTPKQIDTTELNTGEVGWVVCGIKDILGAPVGDTLTLAKGGSTERLPGFQKVKPQVYAGLFPVSSDDYENFRDALGKLSLNDASLFFEPESSAALGFGFRCGFLGMLHMEIIQERLEREYDLDLITTAPTVVYEVVKTDKTVLYVDSPAKLPAVNDLEEIREPIARCNILVPSDYLGNVITLCVEKRGVQVDMVYHGNQVAVTYDLPMAEVVLDFFDRLKSTSRGYASLDYNFQRYEPSNMVRVDVLLNGETVDALAIITHKDIAQSRGRLLVEKMKEFIPRQMFDIAIQAAIGNHIIARSTVKQLRKNVIAKCYGGDISRKKKLLKKQKEGKKRMKQIGNVELPQEAFLAILHVGKD; this is translated from the coding sequence ATGAAGCACATTCGTAATTTTTCGATTATCGCCCACATCGACCACGGTAAGTCGACCCTTTCTGACCGCTTAATCCAAGTTTGTGGAGGATTAAGTGAACGTGAGATGGCAGCTCAAGTCCTCGATTCTATGGATATAGAACGCGAGCGTGGTATTACAATTAAAGCGCAGAGTGTGACTTTAGATTACAAAGCTAAAGATGGTGAAACTTACCAACTTAACTTTATCGACACTCCTGGACACGTAGACTTCTCTTACGAAGTATCTCGTTCTCTAGCGGCTTGTGAAGGCGCACTACTTGTAGTGGATGCTGGCCAAGGTGTTGAAGCACAAACTCTAGCAAACTGTTACACAGCAATCGAAATGGAACTGGAAGTAGTGCCAATCTTGAACAAGATTGACTTACCTGCAGCTGAACCAGAGCGTGTTGCTGAAGAAATAGAAGAGATCGTTGGCATCGATGCGATGGAAGCGACTCGCTGTTCTGCGAAAACAGGTTTGGGTGTTGATGATGTTCTAGAAAACATCGTAACGGCAATCCCACCACCGGAAGGTGATCCTGAAGCGCCTCTACAAGCGTTGATCATTGACTCTTGGTTCGATAACTACCTTGGCGTAGTTTCTTTGGTTCGTATTAAAAACGGTAAGCTGAAGAAGAACGACAAGATTCGAGTAATGTCGACAGACCAAGTTTGGGGTGTTGACCGTCTAGGTATCTTCACGCCTAAGCAAATCGACACGACAGAGCTAAATACTGGCGAAGTAGGTTGGGTTGTTTGTGGTATTAAAGACATCCTAGGTGCACCAGTTGGTGATACGCTGACGCTTGCAAAAGGCGGCAGCACTGAACGTTTACCTGGTTTCCAAAAAGTAAAACCTCAGGTATACGCAGGCCTGTTCCCTGTTTCATCTGATGACTACGAAAACTTCCGTGATGCACTAGGCAAACTAAGCCTGAACGATGCGTCACTGTTCTTCGAACCAGAAAGTTCGGCAGCACTTGGTTTTGGTTTCCGTTGTGGCTTCTTAGGAATGCTTCACATGGAGATCATCCAAGAGCGTCTAGAGCGTGAATATGACCTAGACTTAATCACGACTGCTCCAACAGTAGTGTATGAAGTCGTAAAAACAGATAAAACAGTTCTGTACGTTGATAGCCCGGCTAAACTGCCAGCGGTTAATGACCTAGAAGAAATTCGTGAGCCAATTGCACGCTGTAATATCCTGGTACCTTCGGATTACCTAGGTAACGTAATCACACTGTGTGTTGAGAAGCGTGGCGTACAAGTCGACATGGTTTACCACGGTAACCAAGTTGCTGTAACGTACGACCTTCCTATGGCAGAAGTTGTTCTAGACTTCTTCGACCGTCTGAAGTCAACGTCTCGCGGTTACGCATCTTTGGATTACAACTTCCAACGTTACGAGCCATCAAACATGGTACGTGTAGACGTACTGCTGAATGGCGAAACGGTTGATGCACTAGCGATCATTACGCACAAAGATATTGCTCAGTCTCGTGGTCGTCTACTGGTAGAGAAGATGAAAGAATTCATCCCTCGTCAGATGTTCGATATCGCGATTCAAGCAGCGATTGGTAACCACATCATTGCTCGTTCTACAGTGAAACAATTGCGTAAGAACGTAATCGCAAAATGTTACGGTGGTGATATCAGTCGTAAGAAGAAACTTCTTAAGAAACAAAAAGAAGGTAAGAAGCGTATGAAGCAGATCGGTAACGTTGAACTGCCTCAAGAAGCATTCTTAGCAATTCTTCATGTTGGTAAAGACTAG
- the rpoE gene encoding RNA polymerase sigma factor RpoE, with protein MNEQLTDQVLIERVQSGDKQAFNLLVVKYQNKVCNLISRYVNNSGDVPDVAQEAFIKAYRAIPNFRGESAFYTWLYRIAVNTAKNHIVAQSRRPPATDVDAEYYETGSALKEISNPENLTLSKELKQVVFGAIEALPEDLKTAMTLRELEGLSYEEIAEVMDCPVGTVRSRIFRAREAVEKKIKPLLQR; from the coding sequence ATGAACGAGCAGCTAACCGATCAAGTGTTGATTGAGCGAGTTCAGAGTGGAGATAAGCAGGCATTTAACTTACTAGTGGTTAAGTATCAAAACAAAGTTTGTAATCTTATCTCTCGATACGTGAATAATTCCGGTGATGTACCTGATGTAGCACAAGAAGCTTTTATTAAAGCTTACCGCGCGATACCTAACTTTCGTGGCGAGAGTGCTTTCTATACATGGTTGTACCGAATTGCCGTGAACACCGCTAAAAACCATATCGTTGCCCAAAGCCGTAGGCCGCCAGCAACAGATGTAGATGCAGAATATTACGAAACAGGCAGCGCGTTAAAAGAAATATCGAACCCTGAGAACTTAACGCTGTCAAAAGAATTGAAACAAGTCGTTTTTGGAGCGATTGAAGCGCTACCAGAAGACTTAAAAACTGCAATGACGTTGCGAGAGCTCGAAGGTTTGAGCTACGAAGAGATTGCAGAAGTAATGGATTGCCCTGTAGGAACCGTACGTTCGCGTATTTTCCGAGCTCGTGAAGCGGTGGAAAAGAAAATTAAACCTCTTTTGCAACGCTAG
- the recO gene encoding DNA repair protein RecO, with product MSEGLQRCFVLHRRPYSESSLILDVFSEEFGRVTLMSKGARSKRSNLKGALQPFTPLLLKWSGNGSMKTLRQAEAISLGLPLAGINLYSGMYVNELIGRVLMAEVPMPALFHDYLHALTELAHNDNPEPALRRFELALLSAMGYGVDFLHCAGTGEAIDPSMTYRYREQKGFIASVRRDNLTFMGDELIAISERRFITKEQLKAAKRFTRIALKPYLGGKPLKSRELFMPTIALSRARSIGK from the coding sequence TTGAGCGAAGGGTTACAGCGATGCTTTGTGTTGCACCGTCGACCATACAGTGAGTCGAGCCTGATCTTGGACGTCTTCAGCGAAGAGTTCGGTCGGGTGACGTTGATGTCTAAAGGCGCTCGCAGCAAGCGTTCCAATTTGAAAGGTGCATTACAACCTTTTACGCCGCTACTGCTGAAGTGGTCTGGTAATGGTTCGATGAAAACCTTACGCCAAGCTGAAGCGATTAGCTTGGGGCTTCCTCTCGCCGGTATTAATCTGTATTCAGGCATGTACGTGAACGAGCTTATTGGTCGGGTATTGATGGCAGAAGTACCGATGCCTGCGCTTTTTCACGACTATCTTCATGCTTTAACAGAGCTGGCGCATAATGATAACCCTGAGCCAGCACTGCGTCGCTTTGAGCTGGCTCTATTATCCGCTATGGGTTATGGCGTCGACTTTTTACACTGCGCGGGCACTGGCGAAGCGATCGATCCGAGCATGACTTATCGCTATCGAGAGCAGAAAGGTTTCATCGCTTCGGTGCGTCGAGACAACCTGACTTTTATGGGCGATGAACTTATCGCAATCAGTGAACGTAGGTTTATCACTAAAGAGCAGTTAAAAGCGGCAAAACGCTTTACACGCATAGCCTTAAAGCCGTATCTTGGCGGCAAACCATTAAAAAGTAGAGAGCTATTTATGCCAACAATAGCCCTCTCTAGAGCACGGAGTATTGGAAAATGA
- the rseB gene encoding sigma-E factor regulatory protein RseB, translated as MKKILVSALTLFSLMSPTTFAEETTAKALLHQMNEASQHLNYELSYILIKKSSIEPLVYRHAVNDDQQLAHLVYLSGPVREVIRRGNEVSYIEPGTEPFTIQSGSMVAPVIPMINRDIESLNQYYDFVKVGRSREAGSTTQVLRVVPKDGLRYSYVVWVDEKTSLPLRADLLDRDGEVLEQYRTISYVVNDKIAEAMGGLNQAQLPKVLSLPEGLVSETNWQASWIPEGFKSKELSRYQMAATDKMVESQLFSDGLFSFSVYIAEKDEHSLKGQLVRQGRRTLHSLVIGDKEISVVGDIPPATAKRIAQSVTFNKSVQAQ; from the coding sequence ATGAAGAAAATCCTGGTCAGTGCACTGACACTGTTCAGCTTGATGTCTCCAACAACCTTTGCAGAGGAAACCACTGCAAAGGCCTTGTTGCATCAAATGAACGAGGCCAGTCAGCATCTAAATTACGAACTCTCCTACATTTTGATAAAGAAGAGCAGTATTGAGCCTCTTGTTTATCGCCATGCGGTTAACGACGACCAACAACTTGCACACCTTGTTTATCTAAGTGGCCCTGTTCGTGAAGTCATTCGACGTGGCAACGAAGTTAGCTACATCGAACCGGGTACAGAGCCATTTACGATTCAGTCTGGCAGCATGGTTGCGCCTGTTATTCCGATGATTAATCGAGATATCGAATCTCTGAATCAGTACTACGACTTTGTGAAAGTTGGGCGCTCTCGTGAAGCAGGCAGCACAACTCAAGTGCTGCGTGTCGTGCCGAAAGACGGCCTTCGCTACTCTTACGTGGTTTGGGTCGACGAAAAAACGAGTCTTCCTTTGCGTGCCGACCTTTTGGATCGTGATGGCGAAGTGCTTGAACAGTACCGCACTATCTCTTACGTGGTGAACGATAAGATAGCGGAGGCAATGGGTGGCTTGAACCAAGCTCAATTGCCGAAAGTTTTATCATTGCCGGAAGGCTTAGTGAGTGAAACTAACTGGCAAGCGTCTTGGATTCCTGAAGGGTTTAAGTCAAAAGAGCTTAGCCGCTATCAAATGGCTGCGACCGATAAAATGGTTGAAAGTCAGCTTTTCAGTGATGGATTGTTTAGCTTTTCGGTTTATATCGCTGAAAAAGACGAGCATTCATTGAAAGGGCAGCTAGTACGTCAAGGGCGTAGAACCTTGCACAGCTTAGTGATTGGCGACAAAGAGATCTCAGTGGTTGGTGACATTCCGCCGGCAACTGCAAAACGTATTGCTCAGTCAGTTACATTCAATAAATCGGTACAAGCGCAATGA